One region of Kytococcus sedentarius DSM 20547 genomic DNA includes:
- a CDS encoding 3-hydroxyacyl-CoA dehydrogenase NAD-binding domain-containing protein encodes MSARRAAVIGAGTIGLGWAGIFAGHGWDVAVFDPRDGLDAALDDAAAEAAGALTAAGREVSTQQVRERLAVAGSLEEAAEGAEHVQESGPEDLEWKRRTFAQLEAATGPGTVLATSSSFITSSEISRDNLEQGRMLVGHPFNPVLVLPLVEVVGGSNTHPETVEAAVETYRAVGKHPVVVGAEVQGFIGNRLQFVLLAEALHLVEQGVATPEEIDEVVRTSLGPRWAALGPLRASSMGGARGMTGLFELLSPELEKLQPGLPDLATQIRTTGVVDAAYGDNQPTPAEVARRLRGALSDD; translated from the coding sequence GTGAGCGCGCGGCGGGCGGCCGTCATCGGGGCCGGGACGATCGGTCTGGGCTGGGCCGGGATCTTCGCCGGCCACGGCTGGGACGTGGCCGTGTTCGACCCGCGCGACGGCCTGGACGCGGCGCTCGACGACGCGGCGGCCGAGGCGGCCGGGGCGCTGACGGCTGCGGGGCGTGAGGTGAGCACCCAGCAGGTGCGTGAGCGGCTCGCGGTGGCCGGATCGTTGGAGGAGGCGGCCGAGGGCGCGGAGCACGTGCAGGAGTCCGGGCCGGAGGATTTGGAGTGGAAGCGGCGCACCTTCGCGCAGCTCGAGGCGGCCACGGGGCCGGGAACGGTGCTGGCGACCTCGAGCTCCTTCATCACCTCCAGCGAGATCTCCCGCGACAACCTGGAGCAGGGACGGATGCTGGTGGGCCACCCCTTCAACCCGGTGCTGGTCCTCCCGTTGGTGGAGGTCGTCGGCGGGTCGAACACGCACCCGGAGACGGTGGAGGCGGCCGTGGAGACCTACCGCGCCGTGGGCAAGCACCCGGTGGTGGTCGGCGCGGAGGTACAGGGCTTCATCGGCAACCGGTTGCAGTTCGTCCTGCTGGCCGAGGCGCTGCACCTGGTGGAGCAGGGGGTGGCCACGCCCGAGGAGATCGACGAGGTCGTGCGCACCTCCCTCGGGCCACGGTGGGCGGCGCTGGGGCCGTTGCGGGCCTCGTCGATGGGCGGGGCGCGCGGGATGACCGGGCTGTTCGAGCTCCTCTCACCCGAGCTGGAGAAGCTGCAGCCCGGGCTGCCGGACCTGGCGACGCAGATCCGGACGACCGGGGTGGTGGACGCCGCCTACGGCGACAACCAGCCGACGCCGGCGGAGGTCGCCCGGCGCCTCCGGGGCGCCTTGTCCGACGACTGA
- a CDS encoding ABC transporter substrate-binding protein: MRPTRSLAALAAVSALALAACGGDPTQDPGATEEGDASKVTIGSGNFTESTILAEVYAKALQDDGVEVEKKLEIGSRETYLPALQDGSIDLIPEYIGTLATYFDKELTVTDADEVYAALEKSLPEGLEVLEYSEAENADNVVVTRATADEQGLEKISDLEGKAGDMTLGGPPEWKERAQGVPGLKKVYGLEFAKFRELSAGGNVTAQALENGQIDAANIFTTDPSIVQKDFVILEDDKDLFSAQNVVPLLSSEVADDAVSESLNKVSSELTAEDLAQMQIDITDGKTPEEVASAWVEENL; this comes from the coding sequence ATGCGACCCACCCGTTCCCTCGCCGCACTGGCGGCGGTCAGTGCCTTGGCGCTCGCCGCCTGCGGTGGCGACCCCACGCAGGACCCCGGCGCCACCGAGGAGGGTGACGCGAGCAAAGTGACCATCGGCAGCGGGAACTTCACCGAGAGCACGATCCTGGCCGAGGTCTACGCCAAGGCACTGCAGGACGACGGCGTCGAGGTGGAGAAGAAGCTGGAGATCGGCAGCCGCGAGACCTACCTGCCGGCCCTGCAGGACGGCTCGATCGACCTCATCCCGGAGTACATCGGCACCTTGGCGACCTACTTCGACAAGGAGCTGACGGTCACCGACGCCGACGAGGTCTACGCGGCCCTCGAGAAGAGCCTGCCCGAGGGGCTGGAGGTGCTCGAGTACTCCGAGGCCGAGAACGCCGACAACGTCGTCGTCACCCGCGCCACGGCCGACGAGCAGGGGCTGGAGAAGATCTCCGACCTGGAGGGCAAGGCCGGGGACATGACCCTCGGCGGCCCCCCGGAGTGGAAGGAGCGCGCGCAGGGGGTGCCCGGGTTGAAGAAGGTCTACGGGCTGGAGTTCGCGAAGTTCCGCGAGCTGAGCGCTGGTGGCAACGTGACGGCTCAGGCGCTGGAGAACGGCCAGATCGACGCCGCGAACATCTTCACCACCGACCCGTCGATCGTGCAGAAGGACTTCGTGATCCTCGAGGACGACAAGGACCTGTTCAGTGCGCAGAACGTGGTGCCGCTGCTCTCCTCGGAGGTGGCGGACGATGCGGTCAGTGAGTCGCTGAACAAGGTCTCCTCGGAACTGACCGCGGAGGACCTCGCGCAGATGCAGATCGACATCACCGACGGCAAGACGCCGGAGGAGGTCGCCAGCGCGTGGGTGGAGGAGAACCTGTGA
- a CDS encoding dipeptide ABC transporter ATP-binding protein, with protein MAADTPAPPAAGPRLVARDLSVGTRHRTLVSGVDLTLDAGERVGLIGESGSGKSLTALAIMGLLPDNLHATGSIELTPEGGATTQVVGASDRAMSRIRGLDLSMVFQEPMSALNPTMRVGDQVAEVMEIHGTARGDAAARRAVELLESVGITDAEGVARAHPHQLSGGQRQRVVIAIALANDPDVLICDEPTTALDVTVQATVLRQVLDGAREHDAALLFITHDLAVVSQVCERVVVLKDGQVVERGTVAEVFGAPQHPYTQALVAASRLKPRAGTGTTALDLAGSPGIDAVAEPGESTPPEAPAVAVEDVRQVYTRPRRSLFSARPQVVALDGVSLTVEPGERFGIVGESGSGKSTLLRLVAGLESPVSGRVEVLGRQVSGVPERRLGWLREGVQMVFQDPRDSLDPRMTVRDVVAEPLVAQGWSGGDRDDRVAELLRRVGLEPSMMRRHPHQFSGGQRQRISIARALAPSPRVLLADEPVSALDVSVRGQVLDLIGELVDELGLTLVFVSHDLSVVRHVCERVAVMRRGELVEVAPTEQLWSAPGTDYTRSLIEAIPRMAV; from the coding sequence ATGGCCGCCGACACCCCCGCACCGCCTGCCGCAGGCCCCCGCCTGGTGGCGCGCGACCTGTCCGTCGGCACCCGCCACCGCACCCTGGTCTCCGGGGTGGACCTCACCCTCGATGCGGGCGAGCGCGTCGGTCTGATCGGTGAGTCCGGGTCGGGCAAGTCGCTCACGGCCCTGGCGATCATGGGGCTGCTGCCGGACAACCTGCACGCCACCGGCAGCATCGAGCTCACGCCCGAGGGGGGCGCCACCACGCAGGTGGTCGGCGCCAGCGACCGTGCGATGTCGCGCATCCGTGGCCTGGACCTCTCGATGGTCTTCCAGGAGCCCATGAGCGCGCTCAATCCCACGATGCGCGTCGGCGACCAGGTGGCCGAGGTGATGGAGATCCACGGCACCGCCCGCGGGGACGCCGCCGCCCGCCGAGCCGTGGAGCTGCTCGAGAGCGTGGGCATCACCGATGCCGAGGGCGTCGCCCGCGCCCACCCGCACCAGCTCTCCGGCGGGCAGCGGCAGCGGGTGGTCATCGCCATCGCGCTGGCCAACGACCCCGACGTGCTGATCTGCGACGAGCCGACCACCGCCCTGGACGTGACCGTGCAGGCCACCGTGCTGCGCCAGGTGCTCGACGGCGCCCGCGAGCACGACGCGGCGCTGTTGTTCATCACCCACGACCTCGCCGTGGTCTCGCAGGTGTGTGAGCGCGTGGTGGTGCTCAAGGACGGGCAGGTGGTGGAGCGCGGGACGGTGGCCGAGGTCTTCGGCGCCCCCCAGCACCCGTACACGCAGGCCCTGGTGGCGGCCTCGCGCCTGAAGCCCCGCGCGGGCACCGGTACCACGGCGCTCGACCTCGCCGGCTCGCCCGGCATCGATGCGGTGGCCGAGCCCGGCGAGAGCACCCCGCCGGAGGCTCCCGCCGTCGCGGTGGAGGACGTGCGGCAGGTCTACACCCGCCCCCGCCGGAGCCTGTTCTCCGCCCGGCCGCAGGTCGTGGCGCTCGATGGGGTGAGCCTCACCGTCGAGCCCGGCGAACGCTTCGGCATCGTCGGGGAGTCGGGGTCGGGCAAGTCGACGCTGCTGCGGCTGGTCGCGGGGTTGGAGTCCCCCGTATCGGGGCGGGTCGAGGTGCTCGGGCGGCAGGTCTCGGGCGTGCCGGAGCGCCGGCTCGGGTGGCTGCGGGAGGGCGTGCAGATGGTCTTCCAGGACCCGCGCGACTCGCTGGACCCGCGGATGACCGTGCGCGACGTGGTGGCCGAGCCGCTCGTGGCGCAGGGGTGGTCCGGGGGCGACCGGGACGACCGCGTGGCCGAGCTGCTGCGCCGGGTGGGTCTGGAGCCGTCGATGATGCGGCGCCACCCGCACCAGTTCAGCGGCGGGCAGCGGCAGCGCATCAGCATCGCACGGGCCCTGGCGCCCTCGCCGCGGGTGCTGCTGGCCGACGAGCCGGTCTCCGCCCTGGATGTGAGCGTGCGCGGCCAGGTGCTGGACCTCATCGGGGAGCTGGTGGACGAGCTGGGGCTGACGCTGGTCTTCGTGAGCCACGACCTCTCGGTGGTCCGGCACGTGTGTGAGCGGGTGGCCGTGATGCGGCGGGGTGAGCTGGTGGAGGTGGCGCCCACCGAGCAGCTGTGGTCCGCGCCGGGGACGGACTACACCCGCTCCCTCATCGAGGCGATCCCGCGCATGGCGGTCTGA
- the dcd gene encoding dCTP deaminase → MLLSDRDISARIDAGDDSAVRLDPWEPSMLQPSSVDVRLDRYFRLFDNHKYPVIDPAAEQPDLTRLVEVEPDEPFVLHPGEFVLGSTYEQITLPDDIAARVEGKSSLGRLGLLTHATAGFVDPGFSGHVTLELSNVATLPIVLHPGMKIGQLCFFQLSSPAQHPYGSATYGSHYQGQRGPTASRSWANFHRTQI, encoded by the coding sequence ATGCTGCTGTCCGACCGCGACATCTCCGCCCGCATCGACGCCGGCGACGACTCGGCCGTGCGCCTCGACCCGTGGGAGCCGTCGATGCTGCAGCCCAGCAGCGTCGACGTCCGGCTGGACCGCTACTTCCGGCTGTTCGACAACCACAAGTACCCGGTCATCGACCCCGCCGCCGAGCAGCCCGACCTGACGCGCCTGGTGGAGGTGGAGCCCGACGAGCCGTTCGTGCTGCACCCCGGGGAGTTCGTGCTCGGCAGCACCTACGAGCAGATCACGCTGCCGGACGACATCGCCGCCCGCGTGGAGGGCAAGAGCTCGCTCGGGCGCCTGGGACTGCTCACCCACGCGACGGCCGGCTTCGTGGACCCCGGCTTCTCCGGCCACGTCACACTGGAGCTCAGCAACGTGGCCACCCTGCCGATCGTGCTGCACCCGGGCATGAAGATCGGGCAGCTCTGCTTCTTCCAGCTGTCCTCGCCCGCGCAGCACCCCTACGGCAGTGCCACCTACGGCTCGCACTACCAGGGCCAACGTGGGCCGACCGCCTCGCGCAGCTGGGCGAACTTCCACCGCACCCAGATCTGA
- a CDS encoding ABC transporter permease yields the protein MTTTGPAAPSRATLDAGRPPSRAGRAYLVVGGVIVAVMVAMALLSYVWTPFDPTRVVASDRLQGPSAEHWLGTDKFGRDTFSQVLVGARTTLYVGFVAVGVAALLGVPLGILSAMGPRWLDGLIMRAADIGLAFPGLLLAIMFAAVFGASTTSAMVAIGLASVPSFARVTRAGALGILPREFITAARVAGRRPASIGWRHVLPNVVGLVIVQASVSFALAILAEAGLSFLGFGTPPPTPSWGRMLQESQSLLASDPRLAIVPGVAIALAVLGFNLLGDGLRDRFDPQMQVVDQ from the coding sequence ATGACCACCACCGGCCCCGCCGCGCCCTCGCGCGCGACGCTCGATGCGGGCCGCCCCCCGAGCCGGGCCGGCCGCGCCTACCTGGTGGTCGGCGGGGTGATCGTGGCCGTGATGGTGGCGATGGCGCTGCTCTCCTACGTGTGGACCCCCTTCGACCCCACCCGAGTGGTCGCCTCCGACCGGCTCCAGGGGCCGAGCGCCGAGCACTGGCTGGGGACCGACAAGTTCGGGCGCGACACCTTCAGCCAGGTCCTCGTCGGGGCGCGCACGACGCTCTACGTGGGCTTCGTGGCCGTGGGCGTGGCCGCGCTGCTGGGGGTGCCGCTCGGCATCCTCTCGGCGATGGGGCCGCGCTGGCTCGACGGGTTGATCATGCGCGCCGCCGACATCGGCCTGGCCTTCCCCGGTCTGCTGCTGGCCATCATGTTCGCCGCGGTCTTCGGGGCCTCGACCACGTCCGCGATGGTCGCCATCGGCCTGGCCAGCGTCCCCAGCTTCGCCCGCGTGACCCGTGCCGGGGCGCTGGGCATCCTGCCGCGGGAGTTCATCACCGCCGCCCGCGTGGCTGGGCGGCGCCCCGCATCGATCGGCTGGCGCCACGTGCTGCCGAACGTGGTGGGGCTGGTGATCGTCCAGGCCTCGGTGAGCTTCGCGCTGGCGATCCTCGCCGAGGCGGGGCTGAGCTTCCTGGGCTTCGGCACGCCGCCGCCCACACCCAGCTGGGGCCGGATGCTGCAGGAGAGCCAGTCGCTGCTGGCCTCGGACCCGCGCCTGGCGATCGTGCCCGGGGTGGCGATCGCGCTGGCCGTGCTGGGGTTCAACCTGCTCGGCGACGGGCTGCGTGACCGCTTCGACCCGCAGATGCAGGTGGTCGACCAGTGA
- a CDS encoding sigma-70 family RNA polymerase sigma factor, with product MNPTDTWAAEQHRLTGLAYRITGSWHDAEEVVAEAGVRASRADGIEQPAAWLTTVTTRLALDAARHRAARRETYVGPWLPEPAADEQLPAQVAEHRALLGLGLVRVLQELPPVERAVFVLREAFAVPYREIAECVGRSEAACRQIVSRARRRLPAAQDHRAQARVLDALVDAISAGDVTRAVALLSEDCVVWTDAGGHSKAALHPIVGADKAVRFLAGVAAKSGRLDPVRMRVNGGPALWFDTPVGPRLVVVEMADGQITGVQMHGNPEKMRRLGAPGLP from the coding sequence GTGAACCCCACCGACACCTGGGCCGCCGAGCAGCACCGTCTCACCGGTCTGGCCTACCGCATCACCGGCAGCTGGCACGACGCCGAGGAGGTCGTGGCCGAGGCCGGGGTGCGCGCCAGCCGGGCGGACGGCATCGAGCAGCCAGCGGCCTGGCTGACCACGGTGACCACCCGCCTGGCCCTCGACGCAGCGCGTCACCGGGCGGCCCGCCGGGAGACCTACGTGGGGCCGTGGCTCCCGGAGCCGGCGGCGGACGAGCAGTTGCCCGCGCAGGTCGCCGAGCACCGCGCCCTGCTGGGCCTGGGGCTGGTACGGGTGCTGCAGGAGCTGCCCCCGGTGGAGCGCGCCGTGTTCGTGCTGCGCGAGGCCTTCGCGGTGCCGTACCGCGAGATCGCCGAGTGCGTCGGGCGCTCCGAGGCCGCGTGCCGGCAGATCGTGTCTCGTGCGCGGCGCCGCCTGCCCGCCGCGCAGGACCACCGTGCCCAGGCCCGGGTGCTCGATGCCCTGGTGGACGCCATCTCCGCCGGCGACGTGACCCGGGCCGTGGCGCTGCTCTCCGAGGACTGCGTGGTCTGGACCGATGCGGGTGGGCACAGCAAGGCGGCGCTGCACCCCATCGTGGGGGCGGACAAGGCGGTGCGCTTCCTGGCGGGCGTGGCCGCCAAGTCGGGCCGACTGGACCCGGTGCGGATGCGGGTGAACGGCGGCCCGGCGCTGTGGTTCGACACCCCGGTGGGGCCGCGACTGGTGGTCGTGGAGATGGCCGACGGGCAGATCACGGGTGTGCAGATGCACGGGAACCCGGAGAAGATGCGTCGCCTGGGCGCGCCCGGCCTTCCGTAG
- a CDS encoding ABC transporter permease, whose amino-acid sequence MSEIGNVEWSELWELGLAHVYLAGLPLLIGLALALPLGWVAARIPRLRTALVSGSALLYTIPSLALFILLPGIIGTQILDPLNVLIAMSLYTVALLVRNVADGLGAVPEHVRQAATAMGLGRWRRLTRVELPLAVPVIAAGLRVAAVSNVSIVSVAALVGIPQLGILFTRGFNRDDLGMIAVGMAGCVLLALLFDAVILLLRRLLTPWLREVRA is encoded by the coding sequence GTGAGCGAGATCGGCAACGTCGAGTGGTCCGAGCTCTGGGAGCTCGGGCTCGCGCACGTCTACCTGGCGGGCCTGCCCCTGCTGATCGGGCTGGCGCTCGCCCTGCCGCTGGGGTGGGTGGCTGCGCGGATTCCGCGACTCCGGACGGCCCTGGTCTCCGGCAGTGCGCTGCTCTACACGATCCCCTCGCTGGCGCTGTTCATCTTGCTGCCGGGCATCATCGGCACGCAGATCCTCGACCCGCTGAACGTGTTGATCGCGATGTCCTTGTACACCGTGGCGTTGTTGGTGCGGAACGTGGCCGACGGCCTGGGGGCGGTGCCGGAGCACGTGCGGCAGGCCGCCACCGCGATGGGCCTCGGGCGCTGGCGGCGGCTGACGCGCGTCGAGCTGCCGCTGGCGGTCCCCGTCATCGCCGCGGGCCTGCGGGTGGCCGCGGTGAGCAATGTCAGCATCGTGAGCGTTGCCGCGCTGGTGGGCATCCCCCAGCTCGGGATCCTCTTCACGCGCGGCTTCAACCGGGATGACCTGGGCATGATCGCCGTGGGCATGGCCGGGTGTGTGCTGCTCGCCCTGCTCTTCGATGCGGTGATCCTGCTGCTCCGCCGGCTGCTCACCCCGTGGCTGCGGGAGGTGCGCGCATGA
- a CDS encoding ABC transporter permease, giving the protein MIAGEVVAWLTDPASWQGEDGIWMQVLRHLAYSFAALALACLVAVPLGLWIGHTGKGSVVAVNLAGALRALPSLGLLLLGWVLLAPHLPGDAAFVLPSLIVLAVLAIPPVLSGVYSGIAEVDPAARDAAKGMGMTGMQVLRRVEIPVALPLILSGLRSGLLQIIATATIAAYVSLGGLGRYLIDGLAARDYAQMAGGAVLVAGLALLMELVFTLLQKLVVSPGLADQEAR; this is encoded by the coding sequence ATGATCGCCGGTGAGGTCGTGGCCTGGCTGACCGACCCCGCCAGCTGGCAGGGGGAGGACGGCATCTGGATGCAGGTGCTGCGGCACCTGGCGTACTCGTTCGCGGCGCTCGCCCTGGCCTGCCTGGTGGCGGTCCCGCTGGGCCTGTGGATCGGGCACACGGGCAAGGGCTCGGTGGTGGCGGTGAACCTGGCCGGGGCGCTGCGTGCGCTGCCCTCGCTGGGTCTGCTGCTGCTGGGGTGGGTGCTGCTCGCGCCGCACCTGCCCGGTGATGCTGCGTTCGTGCTGCCGAGCCTCATCGTGCTGGCCGTGCTGGCGATCCCCCCGGTGCTCTCGGGGGTGTACTCCGGCATCGCGGAGGTGGACCCGGCCGCGCGGGACGCGGCGAAGGGCATGGGGATGACCGGCATGCAGGTGCTGCGGCGGGTGGAGATCCCCGTGGCGCTGCCGTTGATCCTCTCCGGCCTGCGGTCGGGGCTGCTGCAGATCATCGCGACCGCCACCATCGCCGCCTACGTCTCCCTCGGCGGGCTGGGGCGCTACCTCATCGACGGACTCGCGGCGCGTGACTACGCGCAGATGGCCGGCGGGGCGGTACTCGTGGCGGGCCTGGCGTTGCTGATGGAGCTGGTCTTCACCCTACTGCAAAAGCTCGTCGTGAGCCCCGGCCTGGCCGACCAGGAGGCACGATGA
- a CDS encoding PH domain-containing protein yields the protein METAPILAWTLQSECPIPDDVHPLLTPGEQAVAAYKTFRDSAIFTTKRLIVRDAQGLRGKKVGIYSLPYSSIHMWSSENAGNLFDVNAELELWTRVGHIKVSLGRDVDVRRLDALIAAHVL from the coding sequence GTGGAAACCGCCCCGATCCTTGCCTGGACCCTCCAGTCCGAGTGCCCCATCCCCGACGACGTCCACCCCCTCCTCACCCCCGGCGAGCAGGCCGTCGCCGCCTACAAGACCTTCCGCGACTCAGCCATCTTCACCACCAAGCGCCTGATCGTCCGTGACGCCCAGGGCCTCCGTGGCAAGAAGGTGGGGATCTACTCTCTCCCCTACTCGTCGATCCATATGTGGTCCTCCGAGAACGCCGGCAACCTGTTCGACGTCAACGCGGAGCTCGAGCTGTGGACGCGCGTGGGGCACATCAAGGTCAGCCTCGGACGCGACGTCGACGTCCGCCGCCTCGACGCACTCATCGCCGCCCACGTCCTCTGA
- a CDS encoding HNH endonuclease signature motif containing protein — MTTTAPTQSTTDDAVAVAREAFAAVHTAADHALAAVAALGSTDLPLDVATLEWLVQEAQRVVNRHDRIRIRALDVVRRTREAGGSHHDNDAQFTAGRTHTDPRGAARDTHLAKALGNQPPTPPPNGPEDAGERDPDGTPSTGTDDPGGQGGATPPSPTAAAWDAGLITREHALIITGALDDLPDHLTDGQRLTVEEGLVAKAQQVNPATLRKAAKRALEALDLPEAEVDAHHDQLLHNQERAAWDAASFWMRDNHDGTWFGQFTLPELQAHMLKKALEALTNPRRRTNNPNNPKADAAEGGVAPTGAGMAAPTGDGRFDRAVRDQQRGQALAELIDHLPTDQLGTKINATVLIRTDLATLRGDADRAGITDTGTEISTSELRRLASNAGLIPIVMNGTTIPLDLGRQRRFFTDSQRAALALVYDTCAAGDCDRPFAWCEIHHAQPWKPVHGPDGQLLHPGAGKTNLTNAIPLCGKHHRQLTDHRLTHTIHRDHHGKATITYTWRKPGDPWNTSDPPTPDTHT, encoded by the coding sequence ATGACCACAACCGCGCCGACCCAGTCGACGACCGATGATGCCGTCGCGGTAGCCCGGGAAGCCTTCGCGGCCGTGCACACCGCCGCCGACCACGCCCTGGCCGCGGTCGCGGCACTGGGGTCGACCGACCTGCCGTTGGACGTGGCGACCTTGGAGTGGCTCGTCCAGGAAGCCCAACGCGTGGTCAACCGGCACGACCGGATCAGGATCCGCGCCCTGGACGTGGTGCGTCGTACCCGGGAGGCTGGCGGGTCGCACCATGACAACGACGCCCAGTTCACCGCCGGACGCACCCACACCGACCCCCGAGGCGCCGCCCGCGACACCCACCTCGCCAAAGCCCTCGGCAACCAACCCCCCACACCCCCGCCAAACGGCCCCGAAGATGCCGGCGAGAGGGACCCGGACGGCACGCCGAGTACGGGTACTGACGATCCTGGCGGCCAGGGCGGTGCCACGCCCCCGTCGCCGACGGCGGCGGCCTGGGACGCCGGGCTGATCACCCGCGAACACGCACTGATCATCACCGGCGCTCTGGACGACCTGCCCGACCACCTCACCGACGGGCAGCGCCTGACCGTCGAGGAAGGCCTGGTCGCCAAGGCCCAACAGGTCAACCCCGCCACCCTGCGCAAAGCAGCCAAACGAGCCCTGGAAGCACTCGACCTGCCCGAAGCCGAGGTCGACGCCCACCACGACCAGCTCCTGCACAACCAAGAACGCGCAGCGTGGGATGCCGCGAGTTTCTGGATGCGCGACAACCACGACGGGACCTGGTTCGGACAGTTCACCCTGCCCGAACTCCAAGCCCACATGCTCAAGAAAGCCCTCGAAGCCCTCACCAACCCCCGCCGCCGCACAAACAACCCCAACAACCCCAAGGCGGACGCAGCCGAAGGCGGCGTCGCGCCGACGGGGGCTGGCATGGCCGCGCCGACGGGTGATGGTCGGTTCGACCGGGCAGTGCGTGACCAGCAGCGCGGACAAGCACTGGCCGAGCTCATCGACCACCTACCCACCGACCAGCTCGGCACCAAGATCAACGCCACCGTGCTGATCCGCACCGACCTGGCCACATTGCGCGGCGACGCTGACCGGGCCGGGATCACCGACACCGGCACCGAGATCTCCACCAGCGAACTACGCCGCCTGGCCAGCAACGCCGGACTCATCCCCATCGTCATGAACGGCACCACCATCCCCCTGGACCTCGGAAGGCAACGCCGGTTCTTCACAGACTCCCAACGAGCAGCCCTGGCACTGGTCTACGACACCTGCGCCGCCGGCGACTGCGACCGCCCCTTCGCCTGGTGCGAAATCCACCACGCCCAACCCTGGAAACCCGTCCACGGACCCGACGGACAACTCCTCCACCCCGGCGCAGGCAAAACCAACCTCACCAACGCCATCCCCCTGTGCGGCAAACACCACCGCCAACTCACCGACCACCGCCTGACCCACACCATCCACCGCGACCACCACGGCAAAGCCACCATCACCTACACCTGGCGCAAACCCGGAGACCCCTGGAACACCAGCGACCCCCCGACACCGGACACGCACACATGA
- a CDS encoding ABC transporter ATP-binding protein produces MIRFEGVSKRFGNGTVAVDDLTLECPTGQITVLVGPSGCGKTTSLRMINRMVEPSDGRILIDGRPNTDLDANELRRTIGYVIQHGGLFPHQTVLRNVMTVPLLVGWSKQKARSRALELLERVGLDPDLAQRYPAQLSGGQQQRVGVARALAADPPVMLMDEPFSAVDPIVRERLQEEFLRLQDEIGTTIVLVTHDIDEAMRLGDQVAILREGGHLAQVDSPARVMARPADDFVADFVGRDRGYRSLAFHTGEVPLQREDAVRIGEPLPRGADWVLAVDDDSHPLGWLRADAGGTAREGELRLGGTLARRDGSLRALLDAALSSPSQRGVVVDDDGRLLGTVRPHDVLDVITQTDRADPASRHEDEPRPEQPRREDADAAAGGAP; encoded by the coding sequence ATGATCCGCTTCGAGGGCGTGAGCAAGCGTTTCGGCAACGGGACCGTGGCCGTGGACGACCTGACCCTGGAGTGCCCCACAGGGCAGATCACAGTGCTGGTCGGGCCGTCGGGCTGCGGCAAGACGACGAGCCTGCGGATGATCAACCGCATGGTCGAGCCGTCCGACGGCCGGATCCTGATCGACGGGCGCCCGAACACGGACCTCGACGCGAACGAGCTGCGCCGCACCATCGGCTACGTCATCCAGCACGGCGGGCTGTTCCCGCACCAGACGGTGCTGCGCAACGTCATGACGGTGCCCCTGCTGGTCGGTTGGAGCAAGCAGAAGGCCCGCTCCCGGGCGCTGGAGCTGCTTGAGCGGGTGGGGCTCGACCCGGACCTCGCCCAGCGCTACCCCGCCCAGCTCTCCGGCGGGCAGCAGCAGCGCGTCGGGGTGGCCCGGGCCCTGGCCGCCGACCCGCCGGTGATGCTCATGGACGAGCCGTTCAGCGCGGTCGACCCCATCGTGCGCGAGCGGCTGCAGGAGGAGTTCCTGCGCCTCCAGGACGAGATCGGCACCACCATCGTGCTGGTCACCCACGACATCGACGAGGCCATGCGGCTGGGGGATCAGGTCGCGATCCTGCGGGAGGGCGGCCACCTGGCGCAGGTCGACTCCCCGGCGCGCGTGATGGCCCGTCCCGCCGACGACTTCGTGGCCGACTTCGTGGGGCGCGACCGCGGGTACCGCTCCTTGGCCTTCCACACCGGGGAGGTGCCGCTGCAGCGGGAGGACGCGGTCCGCATCGGCGAGCCGCTGCCGCGCGGGGCCGACTGGGTGCTCGCGGTCGACGACGACTCCCACCCGCTGGGGTGGCTGCGGGCCGATGCGGGCGGCACGGCCCGGGAGGGTGAGCTGCGCTTGGGGGGCACGCTCGCCCGCCGCGACGGGTCGTTGCGGGCCCTGCTCGACGCGGCGCTGTCCTCCCCGAGCCAGCGCGGCGTGGTGGTGGACGACGACGGACGGCTGCTGGGGACGGTGCGTCCGCACGACGTGCTCGACGTCATCACGCAGACCGACCGCGCCGACCCGGCCTCGCGCCACGAGGACGAGCCCCGTCCCGAGCAGCCGAGGCGGGAGGACGCTGACGCCGCCGCGGGGGGTGCGCCGTGA